The following coding sequences are from one Rhodobiaceae bacterium window:
- a CDS encoding amidohydrolase — protein sequence MTYAQGRFIHDADSHLMELSDCLDPYLEKKLLERYRALPAYQEKRRRETWAETARAKHKDPEFRADMGEQIMLRKDFDAQGSFLAADRPAALDAMGFASQLVFTTFCLGNFGLDQGSDMELCYAAADAHNRMMTDFCSVDPRLLATTYIPLEDFDRAKACTEAALKMGTKALMVPSLCPQNHAPSHIALDPVWAMAEEAGIPVLFHVGGEEKLNLTYKENGLPPVPDFHGGDDNFTSVSYLPIPNAVMQTLATLIFDGVFDRFPKLKWGAIELGASWLPGWMRAIDSAAHAFVRNEERLQKLSDKPSNIARRQLRVAPYPHEDAGWIIENSSEEMCLFSSDFPHVEGGRNPLKRFDQSLENITSDIRERFYSDNFVDLMGAGLPQNLRRPPELNVAS from the coding sequence ATGACATATGCACAAGGCCGCTTCATTCACGACGCAGACAGCCACTTGATGGAATTGAGTGATTGCCTCGATCCCTACCTGGAGAAAAAGCTGCTCGAGCGCTATCGCGCACTTCCCGCCTATCAGGAAAAACGCCGCCGAGAGACATGGGCCGAGACGGCACGCGCAAAACACAAAGACCCCGAGTTTCGTGCCGACATGGGCGAACAGATCATGTTGCGCAAAGACTTTGATGCCCAAGGCTCTTTCCTTGCAGCCGATCGTCCCGCTGCTCTTGATGCTATGGGCTTTGCAAGTCAGCTTGTCTTCACCACCTTCTGCCTTGGCAATTTCGGGCTGGATCAGGGGAGCGACATGGAGCTCTGCTATGCGGCCGCTGATGCTCACAACCGCATGATGACCGATTTCTGTTCTGTTGATCCGAGGCTTCTCGCAACAACCTACATTCCCCTAGAGGACTTTGATCGGGCGAAGGCTTGCACAGAAGCGGCGCTCAAAATGGGAACCAAAGCTCTGATGGTGCCCTCCCTCTGCCCACAAAACCATGCGCCCAGCCACATTGCGCTCGATCCCGTATGGGCCATGGCCGAAGAAGCAGGTATCCCCGTTCTCTTCCATGTTGGCGGTGAGGAGAAGCTCAATCTAACTTACAAAGAAAACGGTCTGCCGCCGGTTCCGGATTTTCACGGCGGTGACGACAACTTTACCTCGGTGAGTTACCTGCCTATCCCCAACGCGGTGATGCAGACGCTTGCGACCCTGATTTTCGATGGCGTCTTTGATCGTTTTCCAAAACTTAAATGGGGCGCTATTGAACTCGGCGCCTCCTGGCTACCTGGCTGGATGCGGGCTATCGACTCCGCGGCTCATGCTTTCGTTCGCAATGAAGAACGCCTGCAAAAACTCTCCGACAAGCCGTCAAACATCGCCCGTCGCCAACTACGCGTCGCGCCCTACCCACATGAAGATGCAGGTTGGATTATTGAAAACTCCAGCGAGGAGATGTGCCTCTTCTCCTCTGACTTCCCACATGTAGAAGGCGGACGTAATCCACTGAAACGCTTTGACCAGAGTCTCGAAAACATCACGTCAGACATCCGAGAACGCTTCTACTCAGACAACTTTGTGGACCTGATGGGTGCGGGTCTCCCGCAAAACCTGCGGCGCCCACCAGAATTGAACGTCGCGTCCTAG
- a CDS encoding glutathionine S-transferase, with protein sequence MSAIILVGLGLLVVWYIWELQHRKTRAMSGGLHSDITLPHEQEWELYHNDFSLCSKKSRVCLAELGIPYKPHHIDLIETGSYETLSRHYLKVNPGAIVPVLVHNGHPVYESHDQLEYAAAHSSDPHLLVPQDVAKRELMDHWVHKSSLIGDNPLDAINETAGNAVPGLTTPIFAAMVKHIPTRRIVTGLLFHRLKVRAVFFLALKLFGLKNLAKMKPVIALLHSSKKAMQIHFDELEAALANSGGPWIVGDQFTLADVGIMVIFDRLREGDWLDEFLIEARPHVRAYWKALQDRPSYQAGVADHMHPMVTQGTQDIVDLKQSDQTFRTAMTGS encoded by the coding sequence ATGTCGGCGATCATTCTTGTGGGATTGGGCTTACTCGTCGTTTGGTATATTTGGGAGCTGCAGCACCGCAAAACCCGCGCAATGTCAGGCGGGCTCCACTCTGACATCACGCTCCCGCATGAGCAGGAATGGGAGCTCTACCACAATGACTTCTCGCTTTGCTCCAAGAAGAGCCGCGTGTGTCTCGCCGAGCTTGGTATTCCTTACAAACCTCACCACATCGACCTCATCGAAACTGGGTCCTACGAAACACTCTCCCGGCACTACCTCAAAGTGAATCCTGGCGCGATTGTTCCCGTCCTCGTTCACAATGGGCACCCGGTTTACGAGTCCCACGATCAGCTTGAATATGCTGCCGCACACTCATCTGACCCCCATCTTCTTGTGCCACAGGATGTTGCAAAGCGGGAGCTGATGGACCATTGGGTCCACAAATCGTCTCTGATCGGCGACAATCCACTGGACGCTATCAACGAGACAGCGGGAAATGCAGTTCCGGGTCTCACAACTCCCATTTTTGCGGCAATGGTCAAGCACATACCCACAAGGCGCATTGTGACGGGGCTCCTGTTTCACAGATTGAAAGTGCGGGCTGTCTTTTTCCTCGCCCTCAAACTGTTCGGACTGAAAAACCTAGCCAAAATGAAACCCGTTATCGCATTGCTTCACAGCTCCAAGAAAGCAATGCAGATACATTTCGATGAGCTGGAAGCCGCGCTTGCAAACTCCGGCGGTCCCTGGATTGTGGGCGATCAATTCACCCTGGCCGATGTCGGTATCATGGTGATCTTCGACCGTCTGCGCGAAGGCGACTGGCTGGACGAGTTCCTCATTGAAGCTCGTCCGCATGTGAGGGCCTACTGGAAGGCTCTCCAAGACCGGCCAAGCTATCAAGCCGGAGTAGCCGACCACATGCACCCAATGGTGACGCAGGGTACGCAGGACATTGTCGATCTGAAACAGAGCGACCAGACCTTCAGAACCGCAATGACAGGATCGTAG
- a CDS encoding amidohydrolase: MSMWKNDEWLNQRTEDILDPGREIVDPHHHLWHQEATLYDLEDLWDDTGSGHNITQTVFVECGSSYRGTGPDHLKPVGETEYVAERARRSASTDRKATISGIVARADLEHNNLDEILDAHAEAGGDLFKGIRHAGAHAHHPEVLSIPGGAPADLYERPAFRQGVARLGERGLTYDTWHYHYQNKAFRDLARAVPGTAMILDHFGTPLGVGPYEEKREEIFAAWKDDVAAIAECPNVVAKIGGLAMPDNGFGWNTRSTPPSSDEFAEAQSRYYLHMIACFGPERCMFESNFPVDRLSISYPILWNGLKKIASSFSDAEKDQMFSGTAKRVYRL; this comes from the coding sequence ATGTCTATGTGGAAAAACGATGAATGGCTGAACCAACGCACCGAAGACATCCTCGATCCCGGTCGTGAAATCGTCGACCCCCACCACCACCTTTGGCATCAGGAAGCAACGCTCTACGATCTTGAAGACTTGTGGGACGACACGGGCAGCGGACATAACATCACCCAGACAGTGTTTGTGGAATGTGGTTCAAGCTATAGGGGCACAGGGCCTGACCACCTCAAGCCTGTTGGCGAAACAGAGTATGTCGCAGAGCGCGCCAGACGCTCAGCGAGCACGGACAGGAAGGCAACCATTTCCGGCATCGTCGCCAGGGCCGACCTCGAACACAACAACCTGGATGAAATTCTCGACGCCCATGCAGAGGCAGGTGGTGATCTCTTCAAAGGCATTCGCCATGCAGGTGCGCATGCCCATCACCCCGAAGTACTCTCCATCCCCGGCGGCGCACCGGCCGATCTCTATGAACGTCCTGCATTTAGACAGGGCGTTGCCCGTCTGGGCGAACGCGGCCTCACCTATGACACCTGGCATTACCACTATCAGAACAAAGCGTTTCGCGATCTCGCAAGAGCTGTCCCCGGCACTGCCATGATACTGGATCACTTTGGTACCCCGCTTGGCGTGGGACCCTATGAAGAAAAACGCGAAGAGATATTTGCCGCGTGGAAAGACGATGTGGCGGCCATCGCCGAGTGCCCAAATGTCGTGGCGAAAATCGGCGGCCTCGCCATGCCGGATAATGGCTTTGGTTGGAACACGCGATCTACGCCGCCTTCATCAGACGAATTTGCAGAAGCTCAGTCACGCTACTACCTGCATATGATCGCCTGTTTCGGCCCGGAGAGGTGCATGTTCGAAAGCAATTTCCCGGTAGATCGGCTTTCAATCAGCTATCCCATTCTCTGGAACGGCCTGAAGAAGATCGCAAGCAGCTTCAGCGATGCAGAGAAAGACCAGATGTTCTCTGGCACCGCAAAGCGCGTCTATCGCCTCTAG
- the caiD gene encoding carnitinyl-CoA dehydratase: MIKLERDADVFTLTMDAGENRWNTTFVREVAQALDEVEASEGAAALVTRSANEKFFSNGLDLDWVQAPDEHPDGGDRQVFGGEFMALMGRIITLPVPTVCAINGHAFGAGFMMSLCHDVRVMRVDRGFVCANEVQLGMKIPEPELALFRHKVPANAFFETVQLARRWAGPQALEAGIVQYVSELDELLPLATQKAQELAPLGANREIYGGQKERLFGEHAALNLPHGAAYMLKNSDKFSH, encoded by the coding sequence ATGATTAAGTTGGAACGGGATGCAGACGTTTTCACCCTGACAATGGATGCAGGGGAAAACCGGTGGAATACAACATTCGTGCGTGAAGTGGCACAGGCGCTTGACGAGGTTGAGGCGTCTGAAGGGGCTGCGGCTCTCGTAACTCGCTCTGCCAATGAGAAGTTTTTCTCCAATGGTCTGGATTTAGATTGGGTGCAGGCGCCGGACGAACATCCCGACGGCGGCGATCGACAGGTTTTTGGCGGAGAGTTTATGGCACTGATGGGGCGCATTATCACGCTTCCTGTTCCTACGGTCTGCGCGATTAACGGCCATGCCTTTGGCGCCGGCTTTATGATGTCGCTCTGCCATGATGTTCGTGTGATGCGGGTGGATCGCGGGTTTGTATGTGCCAATGAGGTGCAGCTCGGCATGAAAATTCCCGAACCAGAGTTGGCGCTCTTCCGTCACAAAGTTCCAGCCAACGCCTTTTTCGAAACTGTGCAGCTCGCGCGGCGTTGGGCAGGGCCCCAAGCCCTGGAGGCTGGCATCGTGCAATATGTGTCAGAGCTTGATGAGCTATTGCCACTGGCAACCCAAAAAGCGCAAGAGCTTGCACCTTTAGGCGCGAACCGTGAGATTTATGGCGGACAGAAAGAGCGTCTGTTTGGGGAGCATGCTGCGCTCAATCTGCCGCACGGGGCAGCTTACATGCTCAAGAACTCAGATAAATTTTCCCACTAG
- the vfr gene encoding cyclic AMP receptor-like protein: MSVLKNTAELWRFDKGEALIPAGQNVDAVIVLAKGSVTNDRTWPNGKHMMTAVLRTHWPLKVHAVWDGLEAPYGLTAREECVAVFIPRSTFLGVVNNDVNLLTQVMTLICNQLRQEMIAVQMKTVFSLRCQLALYIFYHAQTSFHTITTDEMSAETVPMDVTQDEFAAMLGCSRQKVNRLMKEMEQEGIIHRRGRLVAIADPLLLMDAMEEDEPLSPELRAFIAEQRELILKKARRKTD; encoded by the coding sequence ATGAGTGTCCTTAAAAACACAGCAGAGCTTTGGCGTTTTGACAAAGGCGAGGCGCTCATTCCCGCTGGTCAAAATGTGGATGCTGTCATTGTGCTGGCTAAGGGGTCTGTTACCAACGACCGCACCTGGCCCAACGGCAAACACATGATGACCGCGGTCTTACGAACGCACTGGCCGCTTAAAGTTCACGCCGTATGGGACGGCCTGGAAGCGCCCTATGGACTCACCGCTCGAGAAGAATGTGTCGCCGTCTTTATTCCACGGTCAACCTTCCTGGGCGTAGTGAACAACGATGTAAATCTTCTAACGCAAGTGATGACCTTGATCTGCAATCAACTCCGTCAGGAGATGATTGCTGTCCAGATGAAGACGGTGTTTTCTTTACGATGCCAGCTCGCCCTCTACATCTTCTACCACGCCCAGACCTCCTTCCACACCATCACGACCGATGAGATGAGTGCCGAAACAGTGCCGATGGATGTCACCCAGGACGAGTTCGCTGCCATGCTTGGCTGCTCGCGTCAGAAGGTGAATCGCCTGATGAAAGAGATGGAGCAGGAAGGGATCATACATCGTCGCGGACGTCTGGTAGCAATCGCCGACCCCCTCCTTCTAATGGATGCTATGGAGGAAGATGAACCTCTCTCTCCAGAGCTGCGCGCCTTCATCGCAGAACAACGCGAACTCATTCTGAAAAAGGCGAGACGAAAAACCGACTAA
- a CDS encoding glyoxalase/bleomycin resistance protein/dioxygenase superfamily protein gives MADPICKVVDIVFVRFELADLEAQKEYLLHFGMRPALETGDAIYFKGTGADPFIYAATKGAENQFVSSGYRVGARADLERLADHFDVDIVQSTEPGGGEKVVLSDPDGLGVEVFYGMERTASPARHAPALNSGFDKPRQNHLQRFGKAADEWQAHDGKLVYELTSNVMRLGHTAINVADAKRSMDWYAQTLGFLVSDNIVAPGDILMGAFMRCDLGDTPADHHTINITALPPHQAEFHGTFGHAGYELTESVDDLMAGHFHMKTIEKYTHEWGVGRHLLGSQMYDYWRDPAGFILEHWTDGDLLDASAPPVDAPARDAILAQYGPVVPSTFNLSMPNEAVEEVRETVPSLSALFF, from the coding sequence ATGGCTGACCCAATTTGTAAAGTAGTGGACATCGTATTTGTTCGTTTTGAACTTGCTGACCTAGAGGCGCAGAAAGAATATCTGCTGCATTTTGGTATGCGGCCTGCCCTAGAGACGGGCGATGCGATCTATTTTAAGGGGACAGGGGCTGACCCCTTCATATATGCCGCGACCAAGGGCGCCGAAAATCAATTTGTATCTTCGGGCTATCGGGTGGGCGCGCGTGCGGATCTTGAGCGTCTTGCGGATCATTTTGATGTCGACATTGTGCAAAGCACGGAGCCAGGCGGTGGCGAAAAGGTCGTCTTGAGCGACCCTGATGGTTTGGGTGTTGAGGTGTTCTATGGGATGGAGCGGACTGCTTCTCCCGCGCGACATGCCCCGGCTCTCAATAGTGGCTTTGACAAGCCGCGGCAAAACCATCTTCAGCGGTTTGGAAAGGCGGCTGACGAATGGCAGGCACATGATGGAAAGCTTGTTTACGAACTGACGTCCAACGTCATGCGGTTGGGGCATACGGCGATCAATGTGGCTGATGCCAAACGGTCCATGGACTGGTACGCGCAAACACTGGGATTCTTGGTCTCAGACAATATTGTCGCGCCTGGCGACATTTTGATGGGTGCCTTTATGCGTTGTGATTTGGGCGACACACCAGCAGATCATCACACAATCAATATTACGGCTCTGCCACCCCATCAGGCTGAGTTCCATGGGACCTTCGGGCATGCCGGGTATGAGTTGACAGAGTCTGTGGACGACCTGATGGCTGGCCATTTCCATATGAAAACAATTGAAAAATATACTCATGAATGGGGTGTCGGACGACACCTTCTTGGCAGTCAGATGTATGACTACTGGAGGGACCCGGCCGGCTTCATCCTTGAGCACTGGACGGACGGAGACTTGTTGGATGCGTCCGCACCACCGGTTGATGCACCTGCGCGTGACGCAATTCTTGCGCAATATGGTCCTGTCGTTCCGTCGACTTTTAATCTCTCCATGCCCAATGAAGCGGTTGAAGAGGTGCGCGAGACGGTCCCGAGCCTGTCCGCGCTCTTTTTTTAG
- a CDS encoding carboxymuconolactone decarboxylase family protein codes for MAYETNEATLKAGMEIVEKLGLLAKANPSLSDDLRAHTISALFGKIWTREGLELEERSLITLASLISLNREHELRLHFRGARNLGISKVKIEEVILHLAHYSGWPTAITANTVLTDVWDEMDQEAEG; via the coding sequence ATGGCCTACGAAACCAATGAGGCGACACTCAAAGCGGGGATGGAGATTGTTGAGAAGCTTGGCCTGTTAGCCAAAGCCAATCCTTCCCTTAGTGACGACCTGCGGGCACATACTATTTCTGCTCTTTTTGGAAAGATTTGGACTCGTGAAGGCCTTGAGCTTGAAGAGCGCAGCCTCATCACACTGGCCTCGCTCATCAGCCTTAATCGGGAGCACGAGCTGCGATTGCATTTCCGCGGCGCACGCAATCTCGGAATTTCAAAAGTGAAGATCGAAGAGGTCATCCTTCACCTCGCACACTATAGCGGCTGGCCGACAGCGATTACCGCGAACACAGTGCTAACCGACGTGTGGGACGAAATGGATCAGGAAGCGGAGGGCTGA
- the pcpC gene encoding tetrachloro-P-hydroquinone reductive dehalogenase has product MSIEHTDEFELYHYGESLCSQMVRLALEEKQIPYKSHHMHLELNAGNLTKDFRKINPSAVVPVLVHKGMPVYDSWEILKYLDRYAPEQGTPLWPKDEASQNVIEAVMMENALDRDVELGGNFGTSVAGASTYLLANILQRRPALAVIWDYFLKHPMKERAVAFTILRLRGGLPDKLYKKFVSSLATGLLSTETALDHGKDYLFGDYTMIDTMMTAHFHRLEDVALGDILLSDDFPNIKAYWERLQARPSYEPAMLAQHSWEWREAMEDVYGGRPSPYLPYLKEMIAEHRSTA; this is encoded by the coding sequence ATGAGCATTGAGCATACCGACGAATTTGAGCTCTATCATTATGGGGAATCCCTCTGCTCTCAGATGGTGCGCCTTGCGTTGGAGGAAAAACAAATCCCCTATAAGTCGCATCACATGCATCTGGAGCTGAATGCGGGGAACCTCACCAAGGACTTTCGAAAGATTAATCCGAGCGCTGTTGTACCCGTGCTCGTTCACAAGGGAATGCCGGTTTATGACAGCTGGGAGATTCTCAAATATCTTGATCGGTATGCCCCGGAGCAAGGCACGCCTCTTTGGCCCAAAGATGAGGCGAGCCAAAATGTGATCGAGGCCGTCATGATGGAGAATGCGCTGGATCGGGACGTGGAGCTTGGCGGGAACTTTGGAACCTCTGTCGCCGGTGCAAGCACCTATCTTCTCGCAAATATCCTGCAGCGGCGTCCGGCTTTGGCTGTGATCTGGGACTACTTTCTCAAGCACCCCATGAAGGAGAGAGCGGTCGCCTTCACAATACTTCGGTTGCGTGGTGGGTTGCCCGACAAGCTCTACAAGAAATTTGTCAGCAGTTTGGCGACCGGCCTGCTTTCGACGGAGACTGCACTCGATCACGGCAAAGACTATCTGTTTGGCGATTACACGATGATCGACACGATGATGACGGCGCACTTCCACCGGCTGGAAGACGTCGCGCTGGGAGACATACTCCTGTCTGACGACTTCCCTAATATCAAAGCTTATTGGGAAAGGCTTCAAGCGCGCCCGAGCTATGAGCCCGCCATGTTGGCACAACATAGCTGGGAATGGCGCGAAGCTATGGAAGACGTGTATGGCGGTAGGCCCTCTCCCTATCTTCCCTATCTGAAAGAGATGATCGCTGAACATAGATCTACCGCATAG